The Gadus chalcogrammus isolate NIFS_2021 chromosome 10, NIFS_Gcha_1.0, whole genome shotgun sequence genome contains a region encoding:
- the LOC130390461 gene encoding uncharacterized protein LOC130390461 isoform X1 translates to MSEYRLLSRWQQSPGRSNHQRSGRIKAVGRWFDSRCVRAHLLVYTTYWRRRITFLGISQPPAFLDTPGVKGESSSRVMAKWTEEMEEQLIALVEERPPLYNITLQGYSNRNRKDQLWREIESELHLSGKEVRRKWDNLRTTYNRFKKAAPRTTRQQWTLDRMQFIEPHTKRKENTSNLNRRELCEAGAPEGASMVTDSSLEGNGSTLPEEPELDIPLAGCPIAESAICAFLGNSQPPAFLDTRDKGESSSRIMFKWTEEMEEQLIALVEERPPLYDITLQGYSNRKRKDQLWREIESELHLSGKEVRRKWDNLRTTYNRFKKTAPLGSSGAPRTTRQQWTLHRMQFIEPHTKRKESTSNLPRKELCDAGAPEGASMVTDSSSEGNGSTLPEEPEVDIPLAGSPTICEGTLPGVLECSLTSGGTDQGQRQPAKRKKKRRDGAVNEEAVLMQTIGKTLERMATGAPRQEEHNDYISVCCKRIEHRLRMLPQHQLAQFEYEMDCLLYRFSQNQIQETD, encoded by the exons atgtcagagt ACAGGCTACTGAGTCGTTGGCAGCAGTCACCAGGGAGATCCAACCACCAACGGAGTGGTCGGATAAAGGCAGTTGGCCGTTGGTTTGATTCGCGGTGTGTGCGCGCCCATCTACTTGTATACACAACATATTGGCGACGAAGAATTACTTTTCTTGGGATTTCACAACCTCCTGCTTTCCTCGACACTCCTG GGGTTAAGGGAGAATCCTCCTCACGTGTAATGGCCAAGTGGACCGAAGAAATGGAGGAGCAGCTGATTGCACTGGTGGAAGAGAGACCACCGTTGTACAACATCACGCTACAGGGCTATTCCAACCGTAATAGGAAGGATCAACTGTGGCGTGAGATCGAGAGCGAGCTCCATCTATCAG GCAAAGAAGTTCGCAGGAAATGGGACAACCTCCGTACGACCTACAATCGCTTTAAAAAAGCGGCCCCGAGGACGACGAGACAACAGTGGACCCTCGATCGGATGCAGTTCATTGAGCCACACACCAAGAGGAAGGAGAACACCTCCAACCTCAATCGCAGG GAATTGTGTGAGGCTGGGGCGCCTGAAGGGGCGAGCATGGTGACCGATTCCTCTCTGGAGGGCAATGGCAGCACACTACCAGAGGAGCCAGAGTTGGACATCCCGCTGGCTGGCTGCCCGATTGCAGAGTCGGCCATCTGTGCTTTTCTTGGAAATTCACAACCTCCTGCTTTCCTGGACACTCGTG ATAAGGGAGAGTCCTCCTCACGTATAATGTTCAAGTGGACCGAAGAAATGGAGGAGCAGCTGATTGCACTGGTGGAAGAGAGACCACCGTTGTACGACATCACGCTACAGGGCTATTCCAACCGGAAGAGGAAGGATCAACTGTGGCGTGAGATCGAGAGCGAGCTCCATCTATCAG GGAAAGAAGTGCGGAGGAAATGGGACAACCTCCGTACGACCTACAATCGCTTTAAAAAAACGGCTCCTTTGGGAAGCTCAGGGGCCCCGAGGACGACGAGACAACAGTGGACCCTCCATCGGATGCAGTTCATTGAGCCACACACCAAGAGGAAGGAGAGCACGTCCAACCTTCCTCGCAAG GAATTGTGTGACGCGGGGGCGCCTGAGGGGGCGAGCATGGTGACCGATTCCTCTTCGGAGGGCAATGGCAGCACACTCCCAGAGGAGCCGGAGGTGGACATCCCGCTGGCTGGCTCCCCGACCATCTGTGAGGGTACACTCCCTGGGGTTTTGGAGTGCAGTTTGACCTCCGGAGGTACTGACCAAGGCCAGCGTCAGCCCGCAAAGCGGAAAAAGAAGCGTCGGGATGGGGCCGTGAATGAGGAGGCGGTGCTCATGCAGACCATCGGCAAAACCCTGGAAAGGATGGCAACAGGAGCACCACGGCAAGAGGAGCACAACGACTACATTTCGGTGTGCTGCAAGCGGATTGAACACCGGCTGCGAATGCTCCCGCAGCATCAGCTCGCACAGTTTGAGTACGAGATGGACTGCCTGCTCTACAGGTTTTCCCAGAACCAGATCCAGGAAACTGACTGA
- the LOC130390461 gene encoding uncharacterized protein LOC130390461 isoform X2, translating to MSEWVKGESSSRVMAKWTEEMEEQLIALVEERPPLYNITLQGYSNRNRKDQLWREIESELHLSGKEVRRKWDNLRTTYNRFKKAAPRTTRQQWTLDRMQFIEPHTKRKENTSNLNRRELCEAGAPEGASMVTDSSLEGNGSTLPEEPELDIPLAGCPIAESAICAFLGNSQPPAFLDTRDKGESSSRIMFKWTEEMEEQLIALVEERPPLYDITLQGYSNRKRKDQLWREIESELHLSGKEVRRKWDNLRTTYNRFKKTAPLGSSGAPRTTRQQWTLHRMQFIEPHTKRKESTSNLPRKELCDAGAPEGASMVTDSSSEGNGSTLPEEPEVDIPLAGSPTICEGTLPGVLECSLTSGGTDQGQRQPAKRKKKRRDGAVNEEAVLMQTIGKTLERMATGAPRQEEHNDYISVCCKRIEHRLRMLPQHQLAQFEYEMDCLLYRFSQNQIQETD from the exons atgtcagagt GGGTTAAGGGAGAATCCTCCTCACGTGTAATGGCCAAGTGGACCGAAGAAATGGAGGAGCAGCTGATTGCACTGGTGGAAGAGAGACCACCGTTGTACAACATCACGCTACAGGGCTATTCCAACCGTAATAGGAAGGATCAACTGTGGCGTGAGATCGAGAGCGAGCTCCATCTATCAG GCAAAGAAGTTCGCAGGAAATGGGACAACCTCCGTACGACCTACAATCGCTTTAAAAAAGCGGCCCCGAGGACGACGAGACAACAGTGGACCCTCGATCGGATGCAGTTCATTGAGCCACACACCAAGAGGAAGGAGAACACCTCCAACCTCAATCGCAGG GAATTGTGTGAGGCTGGGGCGCCTGAAGGGGCGAGCATGGTGACCGATTCCTCTCTGGAGGGCAATGGCAGCACACTACCAGAGGAGCCAGAGTTGGACATCCCGCTGGCTGGCTGCCCGATTGCAGAGTCGGCCATCTGTGCTTTTCTTGGAAATTCACAACCTCCTGCTTTCCTGGACACTCGTG ATAAGGGAGAGTCCTCCTCACGTATAATGTTCAAGTGGACCGAAGAAATGGAGGAGCAGCTGATTGCACTGGTGGAAGAGAGACCACCGTTGTACGACATCACGCTACAGGGCTATTCCAACCGGAAGAGGAAGGATCAACTGTGGCGTGAGATCGAGAGCGAGCTCCATCTATCAG GGAAAGAAGTGCGGAGGAAATGGGACAACCTCCGTACGACCTACAATCGCTTTAAAAAAACGGCTCCTTTGGGAAGCTCAGGGGCCCCGAGGACGACGAGACAACAGTGGACCCTCCATCGGATGCAGTTCATTGAGCCACACACCAAGAGGAAGGAGAGCACGTCCAACCTTCCTCGCAAG GAATTGTGTGACGCGGGGGCGCCTGAGGGGGCGAGCATGGTGACCGATTCCTCTTCGGAGGGCAATGGCAGCACACTCCCAGAGGAGCCGGAGGTGGACATCCCGCTGGCTGGCTCCCCGACCATCTGTGAGGGTACACTCCCTGGGGTTTTGGAGTGCAGTTTGACCTCCGGAGGTACTGACCAAGGCCAGCGTCAGCCCGCAAAGCGGAAAAAGAAGCGTCGGGATGGGGCCGTGAATGAGGAGGCGGTGCTCATGCAGACCATCGGCAAAACCCTGGAAAGGATGGCAACAGGAGCACCACGGCAAGAGGAGCACAACGACTACATTTCGGTGTGCTGCAAGCGGATTGAACACCGGCTGCGAATGCTCCCGCAGCATCAGCTCGCACAGTTTGAGTACGAGATGGACTGCCTGCTCTACAGGTTTTCCCAGAACCAGATCCAGGAAACTGACTGA
- the LOC130390461 gene encoding uncharacterized protein LOC130390461 isoform X3 yields MAKWTEEMEEQLIALVEERPPLYNITLQGYSNRNRKDQLWREIESELHLSGKEVRRKWDNLRTTYNRFKKAAPRTTRQQWTLDRMQFIEPHTKRKENTSNLNRRELCEAGAPEGASMVTDSSLEGNGSTLPEEPELDIPLAGCPIAESAICAFLGNSQPPAFLDTRDKGESSSRIMFKWTEEMEEQLIALVEERPPLYDITLQGYSNRKRKDQLWREIESELHLSGKEVRRKWDNLRTTYNRFKKTAPLGSSGAPRTTRQQWTLHRMQFIEPHTKRKESTSNLPRKELCDAGAPEGASMVTDSSSEGNGSTLPEEPEVDIPLAGSPTICEGTLPGVLECSLTSGGTDQGQRQPAKRKKKRRDGAVNEEAVLMQTIGKTLERMATGAPRQEEHNDYISVCCKRIEHRLRMLPQHQLAQFEYEMDCLLYRFSQNQIQETD; encoded by the exons ATGGCCAAGTGGACCGAAGAAATGGAGGAGCAGCTGATTGCACTGGTGGAAGAGAGACCACCGTTGTACAACATCACGCTACAGGGCTATTCCAACCGTAATAGGAAGGATCAACTGTGGCGTGAGATCGAGAGCGAGCTCCATCTATCAG GCAAAGAAGTTCGCAGGAAATGGGACAACCTCCGTACGACCTACAATCGCTTTAAAAAAGCGGCCCCGAGGACGACGAGACAACAGTGGACCCTCGATCGGATGCAGTTCATTGAGCCACACACCAAGAGGAAGGAGAACACCTCCAACCTCAATCGCAGG GAATTGTGTGAGGCTGGGGCGCCTGAAGGGGCGAGCATGGTGACCGATTCCTCTCTGGAGGGCAATGGCAGCACACTACCAGAGGAGCCAGAGTTGGACATCCCGCTGGCTGGCTGCCCGATTGCAGAGTCGGCCATCTGTGCTTTTCTTGGAAATTCACAACCTCCTGCTTTCCTGGACACTCGTG ATAAGGGAGAGTCCTCCTCACGTATAATGTTCAAGTGGACCGAAGAAATGGAGGAGCAGCTGATTGCACTGGTGGAAGAGAGACCACCGTTGTACGACATCACGCTACAGGGCTATTCCAACCGGAAGAGGAAGGATCAACTGTGGCGTGAGATCGAGAGCGAGCTCCATCTATCAG GGAAAGAAGTGCGGAGGAAATGGGACAACCTCCGTACGACCTACAATCGCTTTAAAAAAACGGCTCCTTTGGGAAGCTCAGGGGCCCCGAGGACGACGAGACAACAGTGGACCCTCCATCGGATGCAGTTCATTGAGCCACACACCAAGAGGAAGGAGAGCACGTCCAACCTTCCTCGCAAG GAATTGTGTGACGCGGGGGCGCCTGAGGGGGCGAGCATGGTGACCGATTCCTCTTCGGAGGGCAATGGCAGCACACTCCCAGAGGAGCCGGAGGTGGACATCCCGCTGGCTGGCTCCCCGACCATCTGTGAGGGTACACTCCCTGGGGTTTTGGAGTGCAGTTTGACCTCCGGAGGTACTGACCAAGGCCAGCGTCAGCCCGCAAAGCGGAAAAAGAAGCGTCGGGATGGGGCCGTGAATGAGGAGGCGGTGCTCATGCAGACCATCGGCAAAACCCTGGAAAGGATGGCAACAGGAGCACCACGGCAAGAGGAGCACAACGACTACATTTCGGTGTGCTGCAAGCGGATTGAACACCGGCTGCGAATGCTCCCGCAGCATCAGCTCGCACAGTTTGAGTACGAGATGGACTGCCTGCTCTACAGGTTTTCCCAGAACCAGATCCAGGAAACTGACTGA